One genomic segment of Ipomoea triloba cultivar NCNSP0323 chromosome 9, ASM357664v1 includes these proteins:
- the LOC116029856 gene encoding uncharacterized protein LOC116029856 isoform X2 has product MGMMSHRVMPVCDQLCICCPGMRPRSRQPVKRYKKMLSDIFPRPPGGEPNERMIGKLCEYSSKNPLRIPKITTSLEQRFYKELRNQNLLSVKIVMLVYRRLLVSCKQQMPLFAGSFLSVVQILLDQMGHDEMRIVGCESLFDFINNQVWFMGEFGHMPAEFDNVVSVVLENYETHDEKLNDQENMGANVSDQMTRVTSWRNIVTEKGLNVATEDSINPKFWSKVCLHNMAKLAKEGTTVRRVLDSLFCYFDNSNVWSIQHGVALSVLLDMQFIMENSGHNTHFLLSTLIKHLDHKNVLKNPNMQVDIVEVATSLTQHTKVQPSATVMGAFSDMMRHLRKSIHCSLDDSDLGEEVIQWNKKYRTVVDECLVQMSLKVGDAGQILDVMAVMLESISSIPVMARNTITTVYRTAQIAASLPNLSYQNKAFPEALFHQILLSMVSPDHVTRIGAHRIFAVVLVPSSVCPCPPSTLPSAKTADFQRALSRNVSVFSSSAALFEKLVKEQRSLQESMERKENVLQDESANLSNQSMLNRLKSSYSRAYSVKRNSLPEINEEQGMGIVDSEPVGISLKLKTRQISILLSSIWVQAISPSSTPENYEAIAHTYSLVMLFSQNKKSSDEVLIRSFQLGFSLRNISLQGGGQLPPSRRRSLFTLSMAMIIFLAKAYKFDTLVVSAKAALTDKTADPFLQLVDDSKLQAVTTSDPKRVYGSPEDDNDALKSLSAVEISKKLSTESFASVIVESLKNSLTDKTNLIKEQLLRDFLPDDVCPMGAQLLTEMPDQIYQFGSTESKALDEALDPIFAAGNSFKMDGFASQADSESSQLILQNPSLLDINQFMDSIPETTNAGRLSVSTPSGMTFKDMASRCEALQVGKLKKMHFMSSQKIRETAVFFNDRDYAVESHSLDQHPEVANSNPFSDVASLVQSIDAAPMTCAAEFQHHPGYFVLPASSPFDNFLKAAGS; this is encoded by the exons ATGGGTATGATGTCTCATAGGGTAATGCCGGTGTGTGATCAGCTCTGCATTTGTTGCCCGGGAATGCGGCCCAGGTCTCGGCAGCCTGTGAAGCGTTACAAGAAGATGCTTTCCGATATCTTTCCCCGACCTCCG GGTGGGGAACCCAATGAGCGAATGATTGGAAAATTGTGTGAATATTCTTCAAAGAATCCACTCCGTATACCTAAG ATCACAACTTCTCTCGAGCAAAGGTTCTACAAGGAATTAAGAAATCAGAATCTTTTGTCTGTAAAGATTGTCATGTTAGTATACCGGAGATTGCTAGTATCTTGCAAGCAGCAAAT GCCATTGTTTGCAGGAAGTTTTCTTAGTGTTGTACAAATCTTGCTGGATCAAATGGGACATGATGAAATGCGCATTGTTGGATGTGAATCACTGTTTGACTTCATAAATAATCAG GTTTGGTTCATGGGTGAATTTGGTCACATGCCAGCGGAGTTTGACAAT GTTGTTTCTGTTGTCTTGGAAAACTATGAAACCCATGATGAGAAACTCAACGACCAAGAGAACATGGGTGCCAACGTTTCTGATCAAATGACACGAGTTACTTCTTGGCGGAATATTGTGACTGAAAAAGGCCTTAATGTGGCTAC AGAAGATTCTATAAACCCAAAGTTTTGGTCCAAGGTGTGCTTACATAACATGGCAAAGTTAGCTAAAGAAGGAACAACTGTGCGGCGTGTTTTAGATTCTTTATTCTGTTATTTTGATAATAGCAATGTTTGGTCGATTCAACATGGAGTAGCCCTTTCTGTTTTGCTGGATATGCAATTTATTATGGAGAATTCTG GACATAACACACATTTTTTGTTGTCTACATTAATCAAGCACCTTGATCACAAGAATGTCCTCAAAAACCCTAATATGCAGGTAGATATTGTTGAAGTTGCCACCTCTCTTACTCAGCACACAAAGGTACAACCATCTGCTACAGTTATGGGTGCATTTAGTGACATGATGCGACACCTCCGGAAAAGCATACACTGTTCCCTAGATGACTCAGACCTGGGGGAAGAAGTAATTCAATGGAACAAAAAATATCGTACAGTAGTTGATGAATGCCTTGTCCAGATGTCTCTCAAG GTTGGGGATGCTGGCCAAATTCTTGATGTTATGGCAGTGATGTTGGAAAGCATCTCAAGTATACCAGTTATGGCCAGAAACACAATTACTACCGTATACCGTACTGCTCAGATAGCAGCATCCTTACCGAATTTGTCATATCAAAACAAg GCTTTCCCTGAGGCTTTATTCCATCAAATTCTTTTATCCATGGTTTCACCGGACCATGTGACCAGGATTGGGGCACATCGCATATTTGCTGTTGTACTTGTTCCATCATCTGTTTGTCCTTGTCCTCCCAGTACTCTGCCCTCAGCAAAGACTGCTGACTTTCAAAGAGCTCTGTCCAGAAATGTTTCAGTATTTTCTTCTTCAGCtgctttatttgaaaaattggTTAAGGAGCAACGGTCACTACAAGAAAGtatggaaagaaaggaaaatgttttacaGGATGAGAGTGCAAATCTCAGTAACCAATCGATGTTGAACCGGTTAAAATCAAGCTATAGTCGAGCTTATTCTGTTAAAAGAAATTCCTTGCCTGAAATTAATGAAGAACAAGGAATGGGCATTGTAGACAGTGAACCG GTGGGCATTTCTCTCAAGTTGAAAACACGACAAATTAGCATATTGCTTTCTTCCATATGGGTGCAGGCCATCTCTCCTTCAAGCACACCTGAAAATTATGAAGCAATTGCGCATACTTACAGCTTGGTAATGCTGTTTTCACAAAACAAG AAGTCCAGTGATGAGGTCCTTATTCGTAGTTTCCAGCTTGGTTTCTCATTGAGGAACATTTCTCTTCAGGGAGGAG GGCAGTTGCCACCTTCACGGCGCAGATCACTCTTTACCTTATCAATGGCTATGATAATTTTTTTGGCTAAGGCATACAAATTTGACACTCTTGTTGTTTCTGCTAAGGCTGCATTGACAGATAAAACA GCAGATCCTTTTCTTCAGTTGGTGGATGATTCCAAACTGCAGGCAGTTACCACATCAGATCCCAAGAGAGTTTATGGATCACCAGAGGACGATAATGATGCCCTGAAATCACTGTCAGCAGTAGAGATATCTAAGAAATTATCTACAGAATCTTTTGCATCAGTGATAGTAGAAAGCTTGAAAAATTCACTAACT GATAAGACAAATCTTATAAAGGAGCAGTTGCTTCGAGATTTTCTTCCAGATGATGTTTGTCCTATGGGTGCTCAACTACTCACTGAAATGCCAGACCAAATCTACCAATTCGGGTCAACTGAATCTAAAGCTCTAGATGAG GCTTTAGATCCGATCTTCGCAGCAGGTAACAGCTTTAAGATGGATGGATTTGCGAGTCAGGCAGATTCAGAGTCCTCACAGCTTATTCTACAAAATCCTAGCCTCCTGGATATCAATCAGTTTATGGATTCG ATACCGGAGACTACAAATGCTGGAAGGCTCTCGGTTTCAACTCCTTCTGGCATGACATTCAAAGATATGGCTAGCCGGTGCGAAGCCCTTCAAGTGGGAAAGCTGAAAAAGATGCATTTTATGAGTTCCCAGAAGATTCGAGAAACTGCAGTGTTCTTTAACGACCGGGACTACGCTGTAGAATCGCACTCCCTTGATCAGCACCCTGAAGTA GCAAACAGCAATCCATTCTCTGACGTTGCTTCCTTGGTGCAATCAATCGACGCTGCTCCAATGACAT